One region of Arvicola amphibius chromosome 3, mArvAmp1.2, whole genome shotgun sequence genomic DNA includes:
- the Ackr4 gene encoding atypical chemokine receptor 4, translating to MALVQSQPTDYYYEGNEMNDTYDYSQYETICIKEEVRQFAKVFLPAFFAIAFVIGLAGNSTVVAIYAYYKKQRTKTDVYILNLAVADLLLLVTLPFWAVNAVHGWILGKTMCKVTSALYTVNFVSGMQFLACISIDRYWAITKAPSQSGAGRPCWIICGCVWVAATLLSIPQLVFYTVNHNARCTPIFPHHLGTSLKASIQMLEICIGFVVPFLIMGVCYAITARTLVKMPNIKKSRPLKVLLTVVVVFIVTQLPYNIVKFCQAIDAIYLLITNCDMSKRMDVAIQVTESIALFHSCLNPVLYVFMGASFKTYIMKVAKKYGSWRRQRQNAEEIPFDSEAPTDPTSSFTI from the coding sequence ATGGCTCTAGTGCAGAGCCAGCCAACAGACTATTACTACGAGGGAAATGAAATGAACGACACTTACGACTACAGCCAGTATGAAACGATCTGCATAAAAGAAGAGGTCAGGCAGTTTGCCAAAgtcttcctccctgccttctttgCAATAGCCTTTGTCATCGGACTGGCAGGGAATTCCACAGTTGTGGCAATTTACGCCTATTACAAGAAACAGAGGACCAAGACAGATGTGTACATTCTGAATCTGGCTGTGGCAGACTTGTTGCTTCTGGTCACATTGCCCTTCTGGGCAGTTAATGCAGTCCATGGGTGGATTCTAGGGAAAACGATGTGCAAAGTAACTTCGGCCCTGTACACAGTAAACTTCGTCTCTGGGATGCAGTTTCTGGCTTGTATTAGCATTGACAGATACTGGGCAATCACTAAGGCCCCCAGCCAATCGGGAGCGGGGAGACCCTGCTGGATCAtatgtggctgtgtgtgggtGGCTGCTACCTTGCTGAGTATACCCCAGCTGGTTTTTTATACCGTGAATCACAATGCCAGGTGCACTCCCATTTTTCCCCACCACCTGGGAACATCCCTGAAGGCATCCATTCAGATGCTGGAAATCTGCATCGGCTTTGTGGTTCCCTTTCTTATCATGGGGGTGTGCTATGCCATCACTGCAAGGACGCTCGTCAAGATGCCGAATATTAAAAAGTCTCGCCCCCTCAAGGTTCTGCTCACGGTGGTTGTAGTTTTCATTGTCACCCAGCTGCCTTACAACATTGTCAAGTTCTGCCAAGCCATAGATGCCATCTACTTGCTGATCACCAACTGTGACATGAGCAAGCGCATGGATGTCGCCATCCAAGTCACAGAGAGCATTGCACTCTTCCACAGCTGCCTCAACCCTGTCCTCTATGTCTTCATGGGGGCCTCCTTCAAAACCTATATCATGAAGGTGGCCAAGAAATATGGATcctggagaagacagagacagaacgcAGAGGAAATTCCTTTTGATTCCGAGGCTCCTACAGATCCAACCAGTTCTTTtaccatttaa